A genome region from Acipenser ruthenus chromosome 29, fAciRut3.2 maternal haplotype, whole genome shotgun sequence includes the following:
- the LOC131702036 gene encoding transmembrane protein 74B-like, which yields MASLNSLELEHVGDCNRINRPQLNPGNASTSGPRTAPCAGIENASFQDEEQEETSFTNRANADQGKHIRTSPTGTHRGPNSEAFEEHEAETSAPSVDYGFIFSLVFLVSGIVLVVIAYTIPREAKVNPDFVTAREMEKLERYYARLGSHLDRCIIAGLGLLTLGGMLLSMLLMVSICKGDLYRRRTFSVSRRSKKTYGSINLRMKRMEGDGRQSLVDCEPAPVTCAVHSQRSS from the coding sequence ATGGCGTCTTTAAATTCCCTGGAATTAGAGCACGTGGGTGATTGTAACAGAATCAATCGCCCGCAGCTCAATCCCGGCAACGCCAGCACTTCAGGACCGCGGACAGCTCCATGTGCTGGCATAGAAAACGCCTCGTTCCAGGACGAGGAGCAAGAAGAGACGTCTTTTACAAACCGTGCCAATGCCGACCAGGGGAAACATATCCGAACGAGCCCCACTGGCACACACAGGGGGCCCAACAGCGAGGCGTTTGAAGAACACGAAGCCGAGACAAGTGCCCCTTCCGTGGACTACGGCTTTATTTTCTCCCTGGTGTTCTTAGTAAGCGGGATTGTGTTGGTCGTTATAGCTTACACGATCCCCAGAGAGGCAAAGGTGAACCCAGACTTCGTGACTGCGAGAGAGATGGAGAAGCTGGAGAGGTATTACGCGCGCCTCGGGTCTCACCTGGACAGGTGCATCATAGCCGGTCTGGGGCTGCTCACTCTCGGGGGCATGCTTCTGTCCATGCTGCTCATGGTGTCCATATGCAAAGGGGACTTGTACAGGAGAAGGACCTTCTCTGTCTCCAGAAGGTCTAAGAAGACGTACGGATCTATAAACCTGAGAATGAAAAGGATGGAGGGAGATGGACGGCAGTCGCTGGTGGACTGTGAACCCGCTCCAGTCACGTGCGCGGTGCATTCACAAAGATCCAGCTAA
- the LOC117427642 gene encoding bladder cancer-associated protein encodes MYCLQWLLPVLLIPKPLNPALWFNHSMFMGFYLLSFLLERKPCTICALVFLAALFLICYSCWGNCFLYHCSDSPLPDSAHDPSIVGT; translated from the coding sequence atgtaCTGCCTTCAGTGGCTGCTGCCAGTCCTCCTGATACCCAAGCCCCTGAACCCGGCCTTGTGGTTTAACCACTCCATGTTCATGGGGTTCTACCTGCTCAGCTTCCTTCTGGAGAGGAAGCCCTGTACCATTTGTGCCTTGGTGTTTCTGGCAGCCTTGTTCCTCATCTGTTACAGCTGTTGGGGGAACTGCTTTCTTTATCACTGCAGCGATTCTCCTCTCCCAGACTCCGCGCACGATCCCAGCATTGTGGGCACCTAG